The proteins below are encoded in one region of Pomacea canaliculata isolate SZHN2017 linkage group LG7, ASM307304v1, whole genome shotgun sequence:
- the LOC112567774 gene encoding uncharacterized protein LOC112567774 isoform X4, with amino-acid sequence MDHCISFRSHIFINISVRCFIRKLLKKLAKQTDGMGNHHVHVVCTSLNAKIFIVTFNNSDVLYWYYRELRHVARNKKIRVSGLNAGGYVKVGVIYGGVENNKKCFYDLFQAVSPVNGVQSWSVIPEGCAKLLDCGLTISLKPDSFQLLNGDNDNDNPSDADTDDPQPLVLRMQENQQQEDDAIDGAFGVDTMSLLPPLLPPPEENKLRAILAPLVSASRQTHPSLVPSECQADEMAGCGNGREENS; translated from the exons ATGGATCATTGTATTTCCTTCCGTAGTCACATATTCATAAACATCAGTGTGAGATGTTTCATACGGAAGTTGCTAAAGAAATTAGCGAAA CAAACTGACGGGATGGGAAACCATCATGTCCACGTGGTGTGCACCTCGTTGAATGCAAAGATCTTCATCGTGACCTTCAACAATTCTGACGTCTTGTACTGGTACTACCGGGAGCTGCGTCACGTGGCCCGGAACAAGAAAATCCGGGTGTCTGGTCTCAACGCAGGCGGGTACGTCAAGGTAGGCGTGATCTATGGCGGCGTGGAGAACAACAAGAAGTGCTTCTACGACCTCTTCCAG GCGGTGTCACCAGTCAACGGCGTTCAGTCTTGGAGCGTCATCCCCGAAGGATGTGCGAAGCTGCTGGACTGTGGGCTGACAATCAGCTTGAAGCCTGACTCGTTCCAGCTTCTCAATggcgacaacgacaacgacaacccTAGCGACGCAGACACGGACGACCCACAGCCTCTGGTTCTTCGCATGCAGGAAAATCAGCAACAGGAGGACGACGCGATAGACGGCGCCTTCGGGGTGGACACAATGTCGCTCCTGCCGCCTCTCCTACCGCCGCCAGAGGAGAACAAACTGCGAGCTATTCTCGCGCCTCTCGTCTCCGCGTCCCGCCAGACACACCCCTCCCTCGTGCCCTCTGAATGCCAGGCCGACGAAATGGCAGGGTGTGGAAATGGTCGGGAAGAAAACTCTTAA
- the LOC112567772 gene encoding uncharacterized protein LOC112567772 isoform X1, whose protein sequence is MVSLANNSRHSGGTFFSDDSTTIQPDDDPLLGSMPVLPQDCVVNQWMAEEVKTFHGIKTPIAIILAKVLYICLGVAANVLPVLCQYKQCGDQETSLILYIHGATWFLLVAIHYFLYVEHQNSLLRGYFNFHLETRNLRHISLHINSAANAVLLVVTKLLDEVCDKNGTCHFLNKTRYLQIIISVEVLVALVFLLIYLVKTMHFNRAKEAPDFMKSTLDSSLPSTQQEVGYKPSFENQKDRTMILMWYEIYFWRNKRIDLCREIIHLNDALAELRSQSRLQ, encoded by the exons ATGGTCAGTCTTGCTAACAACTCAAGACATTCAGGG GGGACATTTTTCTCCGATGATAGCACAACTATTCAACCAGATGATGACCCTCTACTGGGCTCCATGCCTGTCCTTCCACAGGACTGTGTGGTCAATCAGTGGATGGCTGAGGAAGTCAAGACATTTCATGGAATAAAAACACCAATAGCTATCATCCTTGCAAAGGTTTTGTAT atcTGCCTGGGAGTTGCTGCCAATGTCTTGCCAGTGCTGTGTCAATATAAACAATGTGGAGACCAGGAAACATCCCTGATATTGTACATACATGGTGCAACATGGTTCCTGCTCGTAGCAATTCACTACTTTCTCTATGTTGAACATCAGAATTCACTGCTGAGGGGCTATTTTAACTTTCATCTTGAAACAAGGAACCTTCGACATATTTCATTACATATAAATTCAGCAG CAAACGCAGTCTTGCTGGTGGTGACAAAGCTGTTGGATGaagtttgtgataaaaatggCACATGCCATTTTCTTAACAAGACACGATACCTGCAGATTATAATCTCTGTGGAGGTGCTGGTTGCTCTTGTATTTCTCCTTATTTACCTGG tGAAAACAATGCATTTCAATCGTGCCAAAGAGGCCCCTGACTTTATGAAGTCTACCCTCGACTCTTCATTGCCCAGCACACAACAAGAAGTTGGATACAA GCCATCATTTGAAAATCAGAAAGACAGGACCATGATCTTGATGTGGTATGAGATCTACTTTTGGCGGAACAAGCGCATTGATCTTTGCCGCGAAATCATTCACCTAAATGATGCTTTGGCTGAACTCAGATCACAAAGCAGGCTGCAATGA
- the LOC112567774 gene encoding uncharacterized protein LOC112567774 isoform X1 — MDHCISFRSHIFINISVRCFIRKLLKKLAKQTDGMGNHHVHVVCTSLNAKIFIVTFNNSDVLYWYYRELRHVARNKKIRVSGLNAGGYVKVGVIYGGVENNKKCFYDLFQVRDGSTLFIEAVSPVNGVQSWSVIPEGCAKLLDCGLTISLKPDSFQLLNGDNDNDNPSDADTDDPQPLVLRMQENQQQEDDAIDGAFGVDTMSLLPPLLPPPEENKLRAILAPLVSASRQTHPSLVPSECQADEMAGCGNGREENS; from the exons ATGGATCATTGTATTTCCTTCCGTAGTCACATATTCATAAACATCAGTGTGAGATGTTTCATACGGAAGTTGCTAAAGAAATTAGCGAAA CAAACTGACGGGATGGGAAACCATCATGTCCACGTGGTGTGCACCTCGTTGAATGCAAAGATCTTCATCGTGACCTTCAACAATTCTGACGTCTTGTACTGGTACTACCGGGAGCTGCGTCACGTGGCCCGGAACAAGAAAATCCGGGTGTCTGGTCTCAACGCAGGCGGGTACGTCAAGGTAGGCGTGATCTATGGCGGCGTGGAGAACAACAAGAAGTGCTTCTACGACCTCTTCCAGGTGCGCGATGGTTCTACACTCTTTATCGAG GCGGTGTCACCAGTCAACGGCGTTCAGTCTTGGAGCGTCATCCCCGAAGGATGTGCGAAGCTGCTGGACTGTGGGCTGACAATCAGCTTGAAGCCTGACTCGTTCCAGCTTCTCAATggcgacaacgacaacgacaacccTAGCGACGCAGACACGGACGACCCACAGCCTCTGGTTCTTCGCATGCAGGAAAATCAGCAACAGGAGGACGACGCGATAGACGGCGCCTTCGGGGTGGACACAATGTCGCTCCTGCCGCCTCTCCTACCGCCGCCAGAGGAGAACAAACTGCGAGCTATTCTCGCGCCTCTCGTCTCCGCGTCCCGCCAGACACACCCCTCCCTCGTGCCCTCTGAATGCCAGGCCGACGAAATGGCAGGGTGTGGAAATGGTCGGGAAGAAAACTCTTAA
- the LOC112567774 gene encoding uncharacterized protein LOC112567774 isoform X2, which translates to MFVRASCAELPCPLHHPCFVKLYLCLQQTDGMGNHHVHVVCTSLNAKIFIVTFNNSDVLYWYYRELRHVARNKKIRVSGLNAGGYVKVGVIYGGVENNKKCFYDLFQVRDGSTLFIEAVSPVNGVQSWSVIPEGCAKLLDCGLTISLKPDSFQLLNGDNDNDNPSDADTDDPQPLVLRMQENQQQEDDAIDGAFGVDTMSLLPPLLPPPEENKLRAILAPLVSASRQTHPSLVPSECQADEMAGCGNGREENS; encoded by the exons ATGTTCGTACGTGCTTCCTGTGCTGAGTTGCCTTGCCCATTGCACCACCCCTGCTTTGTGAAACTG TATCTCTGTCTGCAGCAAACTGACGGGATGGGAAACCATCATGTCCACGTGGTGTGCACCTCGTTGAATGCAAAGATCTTCATCGTGACCTTCAACAATTCTGACGTCTTGTACTGGTACTACCGGGAGCTGCGTCACGTGGCCCGGAACAAGAAAATCCGGGTGTCTGGTCTCAACGCAGGCGGGTACGTCAAGGTAGGCGTGATCTATGGCGGCGTGGAGAACAACAAGAAGTGCTTCTACGACCTCTTCCAGGTGCGCGATGGTTCTACACTCTTTATCGAG GCGGTGTCACCAGTCAACGGCGTTCAGTCTTGGAGCGTCATCCCCGAAGGATGTGCGAAGCTGCTGGACTGTGGGCTGACAATCAGCTTGAAGCCTGACTCGTTCCAGCTTCTCAATggcgacaacgacaacgacaacccTAGCGACGCAGACACGGACGACCCACAGCCTCTGGTTCTTCGCATGCAGGAAAATCAGCAACAGGAGGACGACGCGATAGACGGCGCCTTCGGGGTGGACACAATGTCGCTCCTGCCGCCTCTCCTACCGCCGCCAGAGGAGAACAAACTGCGAGCTATTCTCGCGCCTCTCGTCTCCGCGTCCCGCCAGACACACCCCTCCCTCGTGCCCTCTGAATGCCAGGCCGACGAAATGGCAGGGTGTGGAAATGGTCGGGAAGAAAACTCTTAA
- the LOC112567774 gene encoding uncharacterized protein LOC112567774 isoform X3 produces the protein MFVRASCAELPCPLHHPCFVKLQTDGMGNHHVHVVCTSLNAKIFIVTFNNSDVLYWYYRELRHVARNKKIRVSGLNAGGYVKVGVIYGGVENNKKCFYDLFQVRDGSTLFIEAVSPVNGVQSWSVIPEGCAKLLDCGLTISLKPDSFQLLNGDNDNDNPSDADTDDPQPLVLRMQENQQQEDDAIDGAFGVDTMSLLPPLLPPPEENKLRAILAPLVSASRQTHPSLVPSECQADEMAGCGNGREENS, from the exons ATGTTCGTACGTGCTTCCTGTGCTGAGTTGCCTTGCCCATTGCACCACCCCTGCTTTGTGAAACTG CAAACTGACGGGATGGGAAACCATCATGTCCACGTGGTGTGCACCTCGTTGAATGCAAAGATCTTCATCGTGACCTTCAACAATTCTGACGTCTTGTACTGGTACTACCGGGAGCTGCGTCACGTGGCCCGGAACAAGAAAATCCGGGTGTCTGGTCTCAACGCAGGCGGGTACGTCAAGGTAGGCGTGATCTATGGCGGCGTGGAGAACAACAAGAAGTGCTTCTACGACCTCTTCCAGGTGCGCGATGGTTCTACACTCTTTATCGAG GCGGTGTCACCAGTCAACGGCGTTCAGTCTTGGAGCGTCATCCCCGAAGGATGTGCGAAGCTGCTGGACTGTGGGCTGACAATCAGCTTGAAGCCTGACTCGTTCCAGCTTCTCAATggcgacaacgacaacgacaacccTAGCGACGCAGACACGGACGACCCACAGCCTCTGGTTCTTCGCATGCAGGAAAATCAGCAACAGGAGGACGACGCGATAGACGGCGCCTTCGGGGTGGACACAATGTCGCTCCTGCCGCCTCTCCTACCGCCGCCAGAGGAGAACAAACTGCGAGCTATTCTCGCGCCTCTCGTCTCCGCGTCCCGCCAGACACACCCCTCCCTCGTGCCCTCTGAATGCCAGGCCGACGAAATGGCAGGGTGTGGAAATGGTCGGGAAGAAAACTCTTAA
- the LOC112567772 gene encoding uncharacterized protein LOC112567772 isoform X3: MVSLANNSRHSGGTFFSDDSTTIQPDDDPLLGSMPVLPQDCVVNQWMAEEVKTFHGIKTPIAIILAKVLYICLGVAANVLPVLCQYKQCGDQETSLILYIHGATWFLLVAIHYFLYVEHQNSLLRGYFNFHLETRNLRHISLHINSAANAVLLVVTKLLDEVCDKNGTCHFLNKTRYLQIIISVEVLVALVFLLIYLVKTMHFNRAKEAPDFMKSTLDSSLPSTQQEVGYK, translated from the exons ATGGTCAGTCTTGCTAACAACTCAAGACATTCAGGG GGGACATTTTTCTCCGATGATAGCACAACTATTCAACCAGATGATGACCCTCTACTGGGCTCCATGCCTGTCCTTCCACAGGACTGTGTGGTCAATCAGTGGATGGCTGAGGAAGTCAAGACATTTCATGGAATAAAAACACCAATAGCTATCATCCTTGCAAAGGTTTTGTAT atcTGCCTGGGAGTTGCTGCCAATGTCTTGCCAGTGCTGTGTCAATATAAACAATGTGGAGACCAGGAAACATCCCTGATATTGTACATACATGGTGCAACATGGTTCCTGCTCGTAGCAATTCACTACTTTCTCTATGTTGAACATCAGAATTCACTGCTGAGGGGCTATTTTAACTTTCATCTTGAAACAAGGAACCTTCGACATATTTCATTACATATAAATTCAGCAG CAAACGCAGTCTTGCTGGTGGTGACAAAGCTGTTGGATGaagtttgtgataaaaatggCACATGCCATTTTCTTAACAAGACACGATACCTGCAGATTATAATCTCTGTGGAGGTGCTGGTTGCTCTTGTATTTCTCCTTATTTACCTGG tGAAAACAATGCATTTCAATCGTGCCAAAGAGGCCCCTGACTTTATGAAGTCTACCCTCGACTCTTCATTGCCCAGCACACAACAAGAAGTTGGATACAAGTGA